One Parageobacillus sp. KH3-4 genomic region harbors:
- a CDS encoding DUF2975 domain-containing protein: MKQGSTLFLKIAVFIIGAPVLALCIFGLPMLAKEATESNSEFAYVLYGFLIVMYVSAIPFFFALYQAFKLLSYIDKNKAFSELSVKALKNIKYCAITISILYVPGLPFFYIAAKLEDAPGIMLIGLGIIFASTIIAVFAAVLQRLLQEAIDIKSENDLTV, translated from the coding sequence ATGAAACAAGGATCAACATTGTTTTTAAAAATAGCTGTTTTTATTATCGGAGCTCCAGTTCTTGCTTTATGTATATTTGGGTTGCCTATGTTAGCTAAAGAAGCAACAGAAAGTAATTCGGAGTTCGCTTATGTACTATATGGCTTTTTAATAGTTATGTATGTATCGGCGATACCATTTTTCTTCGCTCTGTATCAGGCTTTTAAACTTTTAAGTTATATTGACAAGAACAAAGCTTTCTCGGAATTATCTGTAAAGGCTTTAAAGAATATAAAATACTGTGCAATCACAATCAGTATCTTGTATGTGCCAGGTTTGCCATTCTTCTATATCGCTGCGAAGTTAGAAGACGCCCCAGGTATCATGCTAATCGGATTGGGCATTATTTTTGCTTCAACGATTATTGCAGTCTTTGCTGCTGTTCTTCAAAGGCTTTTACAAGAAGCCATCGATATAAAATCAGAAAATGATTTAACGGTCTGA